A DNA window from Hordeum vulgare subsp. vulgare chromosome 1H, MorexV3_pseudomolecules_assembly, whole genome shotgun sequence contains the following coding sequences:
- the LOC123427354 gene encoding peroxisomal acyl-coenzyme A oxidase 1-like has protein sequence MGNIQHLMQCKSTVNTAEDWLNPATVKEVFEARALRMVVNCAQNISKAPSQEEGFYELSPDLLEAAVAHVQLIIVTKFIEKMQEDIPGPGVKEQLQKLCSIYALHLLHKHLARERATAHFDVDAMKVAWAGSRHAVEVADRMARLVASDPISTAAHPVSTRGLLSTKVFLQAYYILSRVIRIELVRCLCKQCFVQDAPYYLYFFAEIYT, from the exons ATGGGCAACATACAACACTTGATGCAATGCAAAAGCACTGTAAATACAG CCGAAGACTGGCTCAATCCTGCTACCGTAAAGGAGGTGTTTGAAGCTAGGGCCCTGAGGATGGTCGTGAACTGTGCCCAGAACATTAGCAAGGCGCCAAGCCAAGAAGAAG GTTTCTATGAGCTCTCACCTGATTTGCTCGAAGCTGCCGTGGCTCACGTCCAGCTGATCATTGTGACCAA ATTCATCGAGAAGATGCAGGAGGACATCCCTGGCCCTGGGGTGAAGGAGCAGCTCCAGAAGCTGTGCAGCATCTACGCGCTCCACCTACTCCACAAGCACCTGGCCAGGGAGAGGGCCACCGCCCACTTCGACGTCGACGCCATGAAGGTCGCATGGGCAGGCTCCCGACACGCCGTCGAGGTCGCCGACCGCATGGCTAGGCTCGTCGCATCAGACCCCATAAGCACTGCGGCACACCCCGTAAGCACACGGGGCCTGCTGTCTACTAAAGTTTTTCTGCAAGCATACTACATTTTGTCGCGTGTCATCAGAATTGAATTGGTAAGATGCCTATGCAAGCAGTGCTTTGTGCAGGATGCTCCATATTACCTTTAtttttttgctgaaatttatacTTAA